The following coding sequences lie in one Euhalothece natronophila Z-M001 genomic window:
- a CDS encoding GDP-L-fucose synthase family protein, translating to MLDLSNKRIVVTGGAGFLGRQVIEQLVQAGAQREKISVPRSRDQDLRNLQTCQNVSQQQDIIIHLAAHVGGIGLNREKPAELFYDNLMMGTQLIHAAYEAGVEKFVCVGTICAYPKFTPVPFQEDDLWNGYPEETNAPYGIAKKALLVQLQAYRQQYGFNGIYLLPVNLYGPEDNFNPESSHVIPALIRKVHEAQQKGEKTLPVWGDGSPTREFLYSTDAARGIVMATQSYDDPDPVNLGTNEEISIKHLVELICELMNFDGEIIWETDKPNGQPRRCLDTQRAKERFGFTAQTQLKQGLKNTIDWYRANAD from the coding sequence ATGCTTGATTTAAGTAATAAACGGATTGTTGTCACCGGTGGGGCTGGTTTTTTAGGTCGTCAAGTAATTGAGCAATTGGTGCAAGCTGGGGCGCAACGAGAGAAAATTTCCGTGCCGCGATCGCGCGATCAAGACCTCCGCAACCTCCAAACTTGCCAAAATGTTTCCCAACAGCAAGATATTATTATTCATCTCGCTGCCCATGTCGGAGGAATTGGCTTAAACCGCGAAAAACCTGCCGAACTCTTCTACGATAACCTAATGATGGGAACTCAACTCATTCACGCCGCCTATGAAGCAGGTGTGGAAAAATTTGTTTGTGTAGGCACCATTTGCGCCTATCCCAAATTTACCCCCGTTCCCTTCCAAGAAGATGATCTCTGGAATGGTTATCCCGAAGAAACTAACGCCCCCTATGGTATCGCCAAAAAAGCCCTACTCGTCCAACTACAAGCCTATCGACAGCAATATGGGTTTAATGGCATCTATTTACTGCCAGTGAATCTTTATGGCCCCGAAGACAATTTTAATCCTGAAAGCTCTCATGTTATTCCCGCCCTCATTCGCAAAGTTCACGAAGCCCAACAAAAAGGAGAAAAAACCCTACCAGTTTGGGGAGATGGCAGCCCCACCCGAGAATTTCTTTACTCCACCGACGCGGCTCGTGGTATTGTCATGGCAACCCAAAGTTATGATGATCCCGACCCAGTGAACTTAGGAACTAACGAAGAAATCTCCATTAAACATCTAGTGGAACTAATCTGTGAGCTTATGAACTTTGACGGCGAAATTATCTGGGAAACCGATAAACCTAACGGTCAACCCCGACGCTGTTTAGATACACAACGAGCAAAAGAACGATTTGGTTTTACCGCCCAAACCCAATTGAAACAGGGTTTAAAAAATACCATTGACTGGTATCGGGCTAACGCTGACTAA
- the gmd gene encoding GDP-mannose 4,6-dehydratase, which yields MTDKKVALITGITGQDGSYLSELLLSKGYEVHGIIRRTSTFNTDRIDHVYVDPHQEDAELFLHYGDLTDGTTLRRLLEAIKPVEIYNLGAQSHVRVSFDSPEYTVDTVAMGTLRLLEAIRDYQHRTGVQVRFYQAGSSEMFGKVQEIPQKETTPFYPRSPYACAKVYSHWQTVNYRESYDLFACNGILFNHESPRRGETFVTRKITRAIARIIANQQKFLYMGNLDAKRDWGYAKDYVQAMWLMLQQDQPDDYVVATGETHSVREFLELAFGYVDLNWEDYVRFDERYLRPAEVELLIGDPAKTKKQLNWQPSVNFEELVMLMVDADLEALGLTPPETEGRKRVKDNAYIRQNVGSMSY from the coding sequence ATGACTGATAAAAAAGTAGCATTAATTACAGGAATTACGGGTCAAGATGGCTCTTATTTAAGTGAACTCCTATTAAGCAAAGGTTATGAAGTTCATGGCATTATCCGCCGTACTTCCACTTTTAATACAGATCGCATTGATCACGTTTATGTTGATCCTCACCAAGAGGATGCAGAGTTATTTCTCCATTATGGGGATTTAACCGATGGCACTACCCTAAGACGACTTTTAGAAGCAATCAAACCAGTTGAGATTTATAATCTGGGGGCGCAGTCTCATGTGCGAGTAAGTTTTGATTCTCCAGAATATACGGTAGATACTGTTGCTATGGGGACATTACGGCTTTTAGAGGCAATCCGTGATTATCAACATCGTACAGGGGTGCAGGTGAGATTTTATCAAGCTGGTTCCTCGGAAATGTTCGGGAAGGTGCAAGAAATTCCCCAAAAGGAAACCACGCCCTTTTATCCTCGTAGCCCTTATGCTTGTGCCAAAGTGTATTCTCACTGGCAAACGGTGAATTATCGCGAATCTTATGATCTGTTTGCTTGTAATGGGATTTTGTTTAATCATGAGAGTCCACGACGAGGAGAAACCTTTGTTACTCGGAAAATTACTCGCGCGATCGCGCGTATCATTGCTAATCAACAAAAGTTCCTCTACATGGGGAATCTTGATGCAAAACGAGACTGGGGCTATGCCAAGGATTATGTGCAAGCCATGTGGCTAATGTTACAACAAGATCAACCCGATGATTATGTGGTCGCCACTGGAGAAACCCATTCCGTGCGAGAATTTCTGGAACTCGCCTTTGGTTATGTGGATTTAAACTGGGAAGATTACGTTCGCTTTGATGAACGGTATTTGCGTCCTGCGGAAGTGGAACTTCTCATCGGTGATCCCGCCAAAACCAAAAAACAACTCAATTGGCAACCTTCCGTAAATTTTGAAGAATTAGTAATGTTGATGGTGGATGCAGACTTAGAAGCGCTAGGGCTGACTCCTCCTGAAACAGAAGGGCGTAAACGAGTGAAAGACAACGCCTATATTCGACAAAATGTTGGCTCTATGTCTTATTAA
- a CDS encoding urease accessory protein UreD, translating into MLETSSSWCGWVKLTYQFCNDRTKPVATYAQAPYKLQRPFYPQTKTICYTTILHTAGGMVGGDQLSQSIQLQPKTHAVITTAAASKVYRSNGLNVTQQAEIDIDQDACLEYLPRETILFEGAQSRQKIQVNLGTNASYLGWDILRFGRSARGEKFLRGEWRSRTEIWQNQQLIWVDSPYLPASPEIWNSPHGLAGYPLVGTLVWVGKPVSEEMIAQVRNLWQEMETTGEAGTTQLTSGLLCRYRGNSRAEVINWFINIWRLIRQWNGQVAPVTPRVWQV; encoded by the coding sequence ATGCTGGAAACTTCTTCTTCCTGGTGTGGTTGGGTCAAACTCACTTATCAATTTTGTAATGATCGAACCAAACCTGTCGCCACTTACGCTCAAGCTCCCTATAAACTTCAACGCCCATTTTATCCCCAAACAAAAACTATTTGTTATACTACCATTCTTCATACAGCAGGGGGAATGGTGGGGGGAGATCAGCTTTCTCAATCTATTCAATTACAGCCTAAAACTCATGCAGTGATTACTACTGCTGCGGCTAGTAAAGTATATCGCAGTAACGGCTTAAATGTCACTCAACAAGCAGAAATAGATATTGATCAAGATGCTTGCTTAGAGTACCTTCCCCGAGAGACCATCCTGTTTGAGGGAGCGCAATCTCGTCAAAAAATTCAAGTTAATCTTGGCACTAATGCGAGTTATCTAGGTTGGGATATTCTTCGGTTTGGTCGTTCTGCAAGAGGGGAAAAATTCTTGCGAGGAGAGTGGCGATCGCGCACCGAAATTTGGCAAAATCAACAATTAATTTGGGTTGATTCCCCCTATTTACCAGCAAGTCCAGAAATTTGGAACAGTCCTCATGGATTAGCTGGCTATCCCTTGGTAGGAACGTTGGTCTGGGTGGGAAAGCCTGTGTCTGAGGAAATGATCGCACAAGTGCGAAACTTGTGGCAAGAAATGGAGACAACAGGAGAAGCGGGAACGACACAATTAACCTCAGGGTTGTTATGTCGTTATCGAGGAAATTCCCGTGCAGAGGTGATAAACTGGTTTATTAATATTTGGCGGTTAATCCGTCAATGGAATGGACAAGTAGCGCCTGTTACGCCTCGGGTTTGGCAGGTTTAA
- the ureA gene encoding urease subunit gamma, with protein MQLSPQEKDKLSIFTVGLLAERRKEKGLKLNYPEAVAYISAALLEGAREGRTVADLMSYGKTLLSREDVMEGIPEMVDEVQVEATFPDGTKLVTVHNPIV; from the coding sequence ATGCAACTCTCACCTCAAGAAAAAGATAAATTATCCATTTTTACCGTTGGCTTATTAGCAGAAAGACGAAAGGAAAAAGGCTTAAAACTGAACTATCCTGAAGCGGTTGCTTATATTTCTGCTGCCCTGTTAGAAGGGGCGCGAGAAGGGCGGACAGTGGCTGATTTAATGAGTTATGGCAAAACGTTACTCTCACGAGAAGATGTGATGGAAGGTATTCCTGAAATGGTAGATGAAGTGCAGGTAGAAGCCACATTTCCTGATGGAACAAAATTAGTGACAGTTCATAATCCCATTGTTTAA
- a CDS encoding urease subunit beta: protein MIPGEMQIQDGEIELNAGRSLLSLTVANSGDRPIQVGSHFHFYEVNSALQFDREATKGMRLNLPAGTAIRFEPGDEREVELVAIAGQREIYGFNGRVNGSVNA, encoded by the coding sequence ATGATTCCAGGAGAAATGCAGATTCAGGATGGGGAAATTGAACTCAATGCCGGTCGTTCTTTATTATCCCTGACAGTTGCCAATAGCGGTGATCGTCCCATTCAAGTTGGTTCACATTTTCATTTTTATGAAGTTAATTCGGCATTACAATTTGACCGCGAAGCCACCAAAGGAATGCGTTTAAATTTGCCAGCAGGAACAGCGATTCGATTTGAACCCGGAGATGAACGAGAGGTAGAATTAGTCGCGATCGCGGGTCAACGTGAAATTTACGGCTTTAATGGTAGAGTCAATGGTAGCGTTAATGCTTAG